TAATATTATTCAGTCTATCAAGATTTTCTATCTTAGATTCATTGAAGATATTTTTGCAATTTTATTAGGTACATTAATAATATCATTTGGAATATTAATGCTAAAACAAGCTGGAGCTCTTATTGGTAGCTCTGCAGGTATTGCTTTTTTAATTAGTCACGTAACTTCACTGACTTTTGGAAGTGTATTTTCTCTCATCAATTTACCGTTTTACTGGTTTTCAGTACAGCGTATGGGTTGGGAATTTACCTTAAAAACTTTTAGTGCTGTAGCTCTTGTTTCATTGTTTACTTATTTACATCCATTGTTTATACATTTTTCTGCATTAAATCCAGTGTATGCCACATTTTTTGGTAATATAATAATGGGAATTGGCTTCATATTATTATTTCGGCATAAAGCAAGTCTTGGTGGAATTAATATTTTAGCTTTATGGCTACAAAAGCATATAGGTTTACGTGCTGGAAAATTACAAATGATAGTAGATATTTGTGTGGTATTAGCTTCAATACTTATAGTATCAAGCCCTATGATCATAATTTCAATATTAGGTGCAGTAATACTTAACCTAATTATTACAATGAATTATAATCAATCTGATTATCGAATATAATGATATATATATGTACTGTATAATTACAATGTTTTTGTTAAAATCAATTTAAGAAAGCTTGCAGTATGTGATTTAGAATATTCAGCCACAATTTCTGGTTGACCTGTAATTATAATTTCTCCACCGCTATTACCTCCTTCTGGTCCTAAATCAATAATCCAATCAGCAGTTTTAATTACATCAAGGTTATGTTCTATTACTACTATTGTATTTCCTTTATCACGTAAATAGTATAAGATATTAAGTAATTGTTGTATATCAGCAAAATGTAAACCAGTGGTAGGTTCATCAAGAATATAAAGAGTACGACCAGTGCTATGTTTAGATAGCTCACGGGCTAATTTAATGCGTTGTGCTTCACCTTTAGAAAGGGTTATAACAGATTGACCAAGACGAATATATGATAGTCCAACGTTTATTAGTTTTTGTAGTTTATGTGCTAGTATAGGGATAGTTTTAAAAAAGATATACAATTCTTCAATAGTCATATCTAGCACTTCATGAATATTTTTGCCTTTATATTTAATATCTAAAATTTCTTGATTATAACGTTTACCATTACACTGATCGCATGGTACGTATATATCTGGCAAAAAATGCATTTCCACTTGGATAAGCCCTTCACCTTGGCACGATTCACATCGTCCTCCACGTAAATTAAAACTAAAACGGCTAGCATTATAACCACGTGCACGTGCTTCAGGTAATATTGCAAACAAGTTACGTATTGATGTAAAAATTCCGGTATAAGTAGCTAAGTTAGATCGAGGTGTACGACCAATAGGATTATGAGTAATATTAATTACTTTATCAAAATTTTCAAGACCTGAAATATCAGAGTATGATGCAACTGCATTATTAGTGGTATTATTTAGATAACTTTGAGCAATTGGGAATAGTGTATCATTAATTAATGTTGATTTACCAGAACCAGATACTCCAGTAATACAAGTAAAAAGACCAATTGGTAATATTAAAGTAATATTTTTTAAATTATTTCTATTTGCACCAGTTAGTTTTAATACTTTTGACAGATTACATTTTACACGATTTTTTGGTATTTCAATTTTTCGTTTACCACTTAAATAT
This genomic stretch from Pantoea sp. Aalb harbors:
- a CDS encoding YitT family protein, whose product is MNNIIQSIKIFYLRFIEDIFAILLGTLIISFGILMLKQAGALIGSSAGIAFLISHVTSLTFGSVFSLINLPFYWFSVQRMGWEFTLKTFSAVALVSLFTYLHPLFIHFSALNPVYATFFGNIIMGIGFILLFRHKASLGGINILALWLQKHIGLRAGKLQMIVDICVVLASILIVSSPMIIISILGAVILNLIITMNYNQSDYRI